agattttcttttaatttgacctggtgacctagattttgattccacatgacccagatttaatttGGACCttaagattatcaaggttaacaatctgactgagtttcatgaagaaaaagtcataaatgtgacctctacattgttaacaagtttttcctttgatttgatctggtgacctagtttccgatcccagatgaccaaatatccaactcttccaagattttattgagtttaacattctgaccaaatttcatttagattgggtcaaacttgtgacctctagagtgtaaacgagcttttcctttgatttgacctggtgacctagtttttgaccccagatgacccaatatcaaacttgcccaagattttattgagggtaacattctgaccaagtttcattaagattgggctaaaattttgacctctagagtgttaacagtcaaattgttgacgacggacggacgacaacggacacagggcgatcactataGCTCACctagagcacttcttgctcatgtgagctaaaaaaatcagAACAGTGTTCAAGATCAaggaaacacagaaaaaaaatagattaactaaatatataaaaaaaacaagactcGGATCCCGTGAATTTTTTCTCTGAATCTGATTCAACGATTTCCCTGGTTTTCACGAACGTTTTTTCTttcaattcaataaaatgttacgAATGTTTCCATCAAAATCGCTACAAAAATACGTACAACTCCTTCTAGGCGGCTAGCTGTAATCTTCATAGTAATCTATTCCAACTATTTTTATAAGTATTAATAGTTACTATTTTTATCAGGtttatgttttatgatttttagctGTCTTATGTTTTTTTAAACCTTGTCATACATgaaagtatatataatattattaaaatacgtCGTATGTCTTACAATTTTTACAGCAGCTGTTTAATACATTACATTACTTTTTGAATTAACCGATTGCTCTTAATTTTGTGATAATATGGTAGACGACAGATGCGGGTGTGGTACTGTGTATGACCCTTTAGGTCCTTTTTTTCGACACATTTATTTCGGTGGTTTGGGACACAAGTACTTTTACTCAGGAGACTAGGTTTTGTCATACACTTGTCACAATACCTGACTGTCAactacttatttttttatttgttttactccTATCTCTTTTTATGCATGTTTATTCCCTTTTTATTTGCTAAGCAGGGGAGTAAAACTATCAGTAATATATTGGCTATATactaataaaagaaattgttctttgtttcatataaaattcagctacttcagatcaattttgatacagtttctagattttcactccgctgtagacctattttccataagatatccatacatttactataagaaaacgaaaaaaaggggtgttgaatagtatgcaatgaactgcaagtcaactgaagtcaggtaccctcatattgccgcatttcagaaagcggttcGCAGAATAAACAcactactttcgttttcaagtaaacaactcgaaaacatgcgaatataagcatgaaaagtgtcttattttatgtaaaattcattctaCCAGTCAAATAATGCCAATTTGACCAccggtttacgcgcaaatgcgcgaaaaaatggaaaaaataggatctatttattagggacttctttcgactacaccacggaagcacatttttgaccgaattactgctatataacctatatCTATTGTAACAGGGTTACTTCCCTTACCttaccttgtgacctagttttcgcgcattaatatgtTACTGCCgtcagaaaaacatgaatgtataTCATACTGattgaaaaatacgttaaaattttgtattttttgacgttcgacagctgaaaataccGTCGTGCCAaagtaattatattttgatggttggCTAAATGTAtggcatggaactacttgtttgtATATACGACACTACTTTTTTTCGGTCCGCCGCAAGGAATTTCTACATTGTTAACAGTGGATCGATTCTGAGACAGCCGATCCAATAACTAGACTCCTATTTCAGCCGTAAATAAATTAACGACGAGaagggaagtaacacagtctaaaaaataacttatttgtactattaatacaacaacaacattacCTTTATCAAGCTAAATAGGTGTACAGTAAGACATTTGAAATAGCATTACATGTGTGACATTGtgtatcaaaaagaaactaagtATGATATGGTTACTCATTCATAAAATATAACTCCTTCTTCCTGCACCGCACTAACGTATAGCTTGGCTGTTCTAAGAACATATACATGCCTGTATTATGCTATAAGTGAGTTGTCTTGTATCTTCCGTAGTGAATAAACGTCTTGGGTCAgccattttaaaatacaaatcccTTTAAGGGTCCGAAATGTTCATATATAAGTAGAACATTACACAGTAGATTTTTTTCAGGCGCCCTCGAAAGGGGTGACTTCATTTATTATCCCCGTCAATGGCGTGATTGGGGTCGGAGAACATCCGCCTTTCCGCCTTACAATGAATAAGTCAATATCACTGTAATCATACAAAGTAATGCAAGCAATAAATTAttacatcataaataaaatgaaacaaatataatttcatatgtttAAGTAGTACTGAAATAAATTACCTATATCATTGATGTGTAACAATCATAAGCGTATCAGCTTAACTCACTCTTTAAAAATTGAGTAGCTGATAAGCTTACATAGAAGAActaaaaatttaatgataatgaaaaagtaaGAAAACAAGAGCGGTTTACAGGGAGGGTAAAAACATTTATTGGACCTAGTTTCTGGCCTGTTGCTGGACATATAAAATGCCTAGTGTAATGCAAGCGTTTTCCTGAAACAGATTATAGTtctatttatctatttaattatttgggttttacggcgcaccaacacagtatatgttatatggtgccaaacaggactacaaattttggtttcacatttcatttacatcgaaataaaaacacgaggtatggaaaGATTATAGTTCTAGGTTTTCCGAGTACGTCTATTACATTGTTGGTTCTGACTGTACGTTTTAATTGAAACTATGTCAATCGTGTATTACATAGACAAATCCTAGATGTAGGTCAGAAACGTGCTGTTCATTCTTTTACAGATTATCCTTCAGAAAAATTCaaaagcaatatttatttaaactacTACAGTACGTGACGCTGTACGAAACAATATTGTTGTCCATTAATATCTGAATAGTTGTTGCAGCTAGTAACAATATAATTAGACTTCATTTGTTTCCGTCTGTTTATGGCAGGACACCTCTCACACACATTCTGTTATACATTAAATGGACTCTTTGATCTCAAATACCTGAACATGAAACAACACTGAGACCAATCACGGGTATTTTACTACCGCCAAACAACGTTTAAAGACCGCTGttgtgatatttcaataaaatgaaacaatttctgttatttgtttTCGCTCCTGACCTCTAATACAGATACGTATAATAGCTACGGCTCTGCATCTTAAAACAACGACTTAATACTATTTGAGGATGGTTCCTTTTGTTTTATGGTCAATGATTCAAAAGTCACAGTACGTTAACTTCTGTAAACGTTTTCACTCCCGGACATGAAGTATTCTACAATTTTTCCTGGTGACTACTAACTACATTGCAACGTTATTGGTTTAGGACTCGGGCCCATTcagaattataaaaaaatcatttatttatatacggctttattttacagaaatagtaaaaatgtcaAGTTCTAGTGAAGTATGCGTATGCATCCGGCAGTGCAAAGTCGAAGATGTCAACACTCTTATGGAATTTGCGGAAAAGCAAAACTGGGATTATTCAATGTATGACTACTGGGCGTATACTAGACTTGATCATGAGTTTCTACTGGTTGCAATAGATGCATCAGGAGCTCCCGTGGGTAAGCCTCTTTAACATAGTATAACTATCATGATAATGAGAATAAATCATGTTTCACGTACACACGCACGTACACATCTAATTACGTATAGTATAGATTCTGATAGGTTTTAATCGATATAAACAAGAAGATCAACCgtttaaatatttgtatgtaactTGATTTTTGCAACAAGTGCAAGAtctgtttttgttattgttttctttttgtttcatttaattaCGTTTTTAACGAGgttttacaaaagttgaaaacctGGTAATTAGATTGGCGAAGGATAGATGAATGGATGTATGGGGGCGTGAAGATTTGGTTTCTGTTCAATTACTTCTGTTTGGATTTAGATATTGAAATGAGTCTTGTCCTATAGGTAGTTCATAATAAGAGCAAAGTTCGAATTAAATTTAGGGTCAGTGGGCTCAAGGCGAAGGACACTGTtacttaaaaaatacagtttccgctcaataacttaagTTTCGATTAACCTTGACATATAAGTAGCGTATACAAAAATTAAGACTGGCAGTGTATATAGGGTCAGTGGTATCAGGTTCAATGTCAGTATAAGTGACCACATTTAGAACATTCCACCGTGGCACAGTGGTCAAGAGCGTGATGTCAAAACTACATTTTGTGCTATGGAACGGATGGGGTGCGGTTCAAATCCCAATAAGCGCCTAACCTTTTTGTGAGAAATAAGTCACTTCAATGGCATTAGGTCTAGTTCAAGTTTTTGTTGGAATCGTCTTCAATAACTTTGGTTTGGATTGAGAATTCATTAACAGAGTGTTAAAGCAAGAATAGATATCAAACTGGTAAAACTACTAACATGTTCTGTCtactacattttattttgaaaatgttacattGTGCATTTGTCTAAAgctaatatttttcatgaattataaattctattatttatcaatattttaacattaatttaagGATTTGGTGGTATAAACCGGAACCCGTGCGACACACTGTACCTTAGCAGCTTCATTGTACGAGAGGATCTTCGTCAAAAGGGGATAGGGAGAAAAATTTGGAAAGCCTTAATGGATCGTGTAGGAGATAAAAATGTTGCTCTTGATGGAGCACCAGAAATGCATGACTGGTATGAAAAACAAGGTTTTGTCCACACGTCGTATGAGGTCTTATTCTATACTATcacaaaatcaaatttcacgcaaACTGAAAATCAGTCAAATTATAAACTAGTTCCTTTGTCAGATGATATGTGGCCTTCGCTGATGGtatatgataaacaagtgtacccAGATATTGACAGAGAGCAGATACTTCGAGCTTGGTTTACAGGAAAGGACGTCAAAATCGTTATTGCTTTGGATGATAATGCGATTGTAGGATATGGAAGTATTCATAAAAAGTCCGAGAATAAGTATGGTCTTAGGAATGTATTTGCTGATAATGAAAGcgtttttgaaaacattttgtatgaaCTGTTTTCCAATATCCCCGATGTATCGAATGTGCATTTCCTGTTGATTGACAAAAAACCTTTGCCAAACTGCTTATGTTCGAGTCTTTATGATAACGAACGAACTCAGCGCATGTATACCAAATTCCCCATTCAAATTAACACAGAAAAAGTCTGGCTTGCTACCGCTCATTTTTTATAGATTTGTAGACTTAAAGATACACAcgttttgttaatattttgaattCTAAAGTTCACTACTTTCCGTTGATAGTATTTACCGTATAGGTCGTGTAACTCAAACTATTGATGATATTACACGGCAACATACTTATTTCGGTCATGGTGAGCAGTTAGAAAGGACCTTACCTAAACATTTACAAATAGGCATTGGGGAAATACCTCATGTTCTATATCACATTAAATAACAGTTCTTGTTTAACTTATATACAGTGAGTACGTCAATGAAGACAGAGATGAAAACAAGCATTACATTTAAGTGTTCATTGAGAAAGACAGTGTGTTACTAAATGTGATGAAGAAACTATTATGCTATGATAAGATGAGTAAAACGTAACGGAATGGCATATACGAGCGTGtgatttcaaaatgattcaaatacGATATGCAGACATGATGTGAAAATAGAAAGTTTACAGTTGCCCGGACAGTTGTTATAACCTTCACTTAGCGCCTCAGAGTGTCCGAGTGTTCAGTGTCTTCTACTTCAAGTAATTTACCGTGCACCGAGTTTGAAACCTCGCTTCAATTATAATGTATGTTAATGTGAGAAAGTCATTCATTTCGCTTACAGAAGGTTAGTGGTTCTATCAAGATGCCCTCTGTGCCTAAAGTATTCCACAGCGCGTAACACTATCAAAGTCTGCATAGCGTATATGACATTTTAACACAATAATGTTTTATAGCATTTCTGTGGTCATTATCATAACGAATAGGTCATGTGCGATTTATTTAATTACATACATAATATAAGGTAATGATTAGAAACATGGGATTAAGTTTGAAGGAGTTATTAAAGTAGGTTTAAGTTCTTTGCGCAtccttttgatttatttgttctgtaatgaattaattaattaaattgtttATAAACCGAATGATTCTCCTATCTTTTTAACATCAACATGAAGCTATCATGCTATTTTATGGTATAATTACACTAATGTACTCAACATCTTACTTGAAGTCAAAGGACCAAAGCCTAATTTACCTTATTTACTTTACAGTGCAGTACCTGTGCACAAAATCTATAATAGCAGTcagacaagaagtcaaaagaaGAGAAATATTTCTAGCAGTGGAATAAGCAATGAACCATTGACTTTAAACATGTCATATTGGTAGATGACCGTGGGgagatgtgcagagtgcatgaaccaggccggtaggtcaatgtcaaaaagTCAAATTTGACCATCATAATTACTTCCCGTCCAGAGCagaacttaataaccattcaaggaaCTGACTTCAATCTTGACATATAGATAGATAGGTGGCAAAGTGTGCAGAGTGCATAAAGCAGGTCTGTAggccaaaggttaaggtcacaaatggagctgaTCGTACGATCAAGgtctgtagatcaaaggtcaaaatcacagcaAGGTGAAATCTGGAAGTCATATTTTTTGTCCAGTGTACAACTTGAAAACCAATTAAGGTATTGCCtccaaacttggcatataggtaggtggcgaaAGGACAATGTTAATAGCTCATAAACTTGatctgtagatcaaaggtcaaggtcactaattGAGTTCAGTCCTTTGTATTTCTTGTCCAGAATACAACTttagctattgactttaaacttaaaaatacagttggTTGGTGATGAAATCATTTGAGGAGCGCATAAGTCCACATATCTCCCCCCCCCACACCCAACCCCCACTCCCTCACCATCCCAAACCCCACCTCTCCTACTACCATCGCCACAAAAAAAtaaactcacttttttaaattttagtgccTTAGTATTCAAGCACATGAACTTGGTCGGtattttaaaggtcaatgtcacaattttaTTGCAAATCTGTCCATTGTACTTtttgtttacgttgtagtgtaattgtttttaaagaacatggcattctcttgtatattcgtccttgttcaactttcctcTTCGGAttcctctcccccccccccccccccccccccccccccccccccccacacacacacacgcgaccccatttcgccccttgccgtttccttcccctccatcaataatTAGCATAATTTAattgtacttgttggatgtttgaagcaacccgtctgaaatatttttccattacagcttctttttgttgtgggcctgctatgtaaatgcgtggctctctggctgtgtttttggtgctctgtgcttccgagaaatctacccttacctattatcttttgtgtctggagcactacttcaaaactattcaatgtGTTGACTTTAACGTCGAAAAAAGTTGGGTGCCTCAATTCACATAACTctcctacccccccccccccaccccaccccaccacacGCACACACTTTCAGTTTCTAGTTTTGTAGTATTCCATCACTGCTGCCGTTCTAAACCCCGTAGACCCCGCAATAACTGCCACCTTACGTTCCTCCTTCCTACCCTCCTACTCGAGATCTGATGTAAAACTGCAGAGGCATATTGTCCCGCTTTGCAGAGCTCTTGTTTCTCTGCTTCGTTTTTATAGTTTGTGCGTGCTGTAGTTTGCAGTGTAGGGAGAGTACGTTTTTagagcgtggctttccctgtcgAATATTCGTCCTTGCTTTTCTCCACTTCCCCCATTGCTCCAATCCTTTTATCTACCCTTTACCATTTTTTGTTACTGTGTAtgatttaaatgtacttgttggacttttgaaacaacccgtctactatatttttttccactacaatttctttttttgttgcgggcctacctTGTAGTGTATGGTTCTCTGGCTGTGTTTAGGGCGCTCTTTGCTTCAGGGAAATCTGcccttaaaattatttttatctaaagcatcattataaggtccttttctGAATTTGTTCAAATTAGGATGATTGGCCCCTTCTGAGGGCcgcttgagctaaaaatagaaaaaaaatgcgtTAAAGTCCTCTTCTCATGACCTTCATTTATCTCAGTCTACTGTATCATTGTAACATCCTCTCCTTAAGTTGTTTCAAACTGGGGCACTTAGCCCCTCCTGTGACCTCTACAGCTAAAACcacataaacatttaaacaacttctgctCATGAACCAGTCGATGGTAGTTTACTTGGTCTGTAGCAGCAAATAAGGTCGTCTCACTAAACTGTGCAGACGGTGGCACTTGGCACTCTTTATTGGTTGCTAGCGCTAAAACTAGAAACTgttcatcttttttttcaatacgaatCACATGTACTTGTAACAAATTGTTCcaaaatgtatcataaaataaatcaCTTCGTGGGTTTGTTCAACTACTGACCATTcagaatgtaaatataacaatgaATAACCTGTTTCATCATCTGTATGTATGTACAATAGAtataacaagaaatgtctttaaaacagatggtcggcgaattgtaatcagacaagaagtttatgaggttctcatatcatttgtgttattctatcatctaacattttacaaatagcaaaactaaacacgacacttcgacaatttaaa
This window of the Mercenaria mercenaria strain notata chromosome 5, MADL_Memer_1, whole genome shotgun sequence genome carries:
- the LOC128557437 gene encoding uncharacterized protein LOC128557437, whose translation is MSSSSEVCVCIRQCKVEDVNTLMEFAEKQNWDYSMYDYWAYTRLDHEFLLVAIDASGAPVGFGGINRNPCDTLYLSSFIVREDLRQKGIGRKIWKALMDRVGDKNVALDGAPEMHDWYEKQGFVHTSYEVLFYTITKSNFTQTENQSNYKLVPLSDDMWPSLMVYDKQVYPDIDREQILRAWFTGKDVKIVIALDDNAIVGYGSIHKKSENKYGLRNVFADNESVFENILYELFSNIPDVSNVHFLLIDKKPLPNCLCSSLYDNERTQRMYTKFPIQINTEKVWLATAHFL